One Anopheles marshallii chromosome 3, idAnoMarsDA_429_01, whole genome shotgun sequence genomic region harbors:
- the LOC128714635 gene encoding RAB6-interacting golgin, with amino-acid sequence MSKQFVGFSDDDIFKITRQAGGKEPAKELSRPHSRQPKVPPGAVKFVPPPSTVNGNLSTVSCVDTSIYPQHPIQQAVAFKPLPVMMNAPVDESILVLPNLPATVGKHSEPTVATSTTGLAGLRTNLNDVLTPFKGMSLKDFEQQRKMMEEQNKQKRDILHKAIEQHAQKTAAEASKIQEIKSELSKLDSELASDVAILRKQIDAASLHFSSVEKNYLTIENLFLKAKVELHQALEKKEMLTEHLCAIISHNEERKAKRLSELMEKVGISVNDHFDDTINGNSNTGATDTTTEPDSIQSTRN; translated from the exons ATGTCCAAACAATTTGTTGGGTTTTCTGACGATGATATCTTCAAGATCACCCGACAGGCGGGTGGCAAAGAGCCGG CAAAAGAACTGTCGCGTCCCCACAGCAGACAACCTAAAGTACCGCCGGGCGCGGTGAAATTTGttccaccaccatcaacagTAAACGGCAACCTCAGTACCGTCAGCTGTGTCGACACAAGCATTTATCCTCAACATCCAATCCAACAAGCTGTTGCCTTTAAACCACTACCAGTAATGATGAATGCTCCGGTGGATGAATCCATTCTAGTACTTCCGAACCTACCAGCAACGGTGGGCAAACATTCCGAACCAACTGTTGCTACCAGTACGACAGGATTGGCCGGTTTGCGAACCAACCTGAACGATGTGCTTACTCCATTCAAAGGCATGTCGTTGAAAGATTTTGAACAGCAGCGAAAAATGATGGAAGAGCAGAATAAGCAGAAACGGGACATACTTCATAAGGCTATAGAGCAACA TGCTCAAAAAACAGCAGCGGAAGCAAGCAAAATCCAGGAGATTAAGTCCGAACTCAGCAAACTAGACTCCGAGCTGGCATCGGATGTAGCAATTTTACGTAAACAGATCGATGCGGCGAGCCTGCACTTTTCGAGTGTTGA GAAAAATTATCTTACCATAGAAAATCTTTTCCTCAAAGCCAAGGTCGAGCTTCATCAGGCgttggaaaagaaggaaatgttaACCGAACATTTGTGTGCAATCATTTCCCACAACGAGGAACGGAAGGCGAAACGTTTGTCCGAATTGATGGAAAAGGTAGGCATTTCGGTGAACGATCATTTTGACGACACAATCAATGGAAACAGCAACACAGGTGCAACGGATACTACCACCGAGCCAGACAGCATCCAATCGACGCGCAATTAA
- the LOC128713385 gene encoding protein trapped in endoderm-1-like, translated as MIDDPIGNLSDPFSYAAEDGVFCSKEISIVAASSATFIAVLGTIGNVTTLLALGRNRPVRQRRRQPTTAFVMSLATADLLFCVAVMPLMALRYGRRRWPFVSSSLWCRLFPVALYGTVATSVLSLVALTVNRYVLIVHPNWYGSVYRTPGMVPLQLAVCWAIPYGLMALPLFEAWGRLGFDRRTFSCTVLPSITSAGNFSASPKKFIFIVGFALPFCAIVLCYTAIIGAVRRQRRNMQRYAAKPTVAAPSTPGTVTGSSNDDDERHLTRTTAAIFGCFMLCFLPLTIANVLLEGAATAAGEAGDVHVLASILTWHSAVLNPFIYALGSRHYRNAYWAVLRCSDCKSTKSQRRIIFHRNQPPMTPGTTKSTKVASGAADNTGSGTQNNSEV; from the exons ATGATTGACGACCCGATCGGAAATCTCAGCGATCCGTTTAGCTACGCCGCAGAGGATGGTGTATTCTGCTCCAAGGAAATATCGATCGTGGCCGCATCGAGCGCTACCTTTATCGCGGTACTGGGAAcaatcg GAAATGTGACGACTTTGCTAGCGCTCGGTCGAAACCGCCCGGTAAGGCAGCGGCGCCGTCAACCGACGACCGCTTTCGTAATGTCGCTGGCCACCGCCGACCTACTGTTTTGTGTGGCGGTCATGCCCCTTATGGCGCTTCGTTACGGTCGCCGAAGATGGCCATTCGTGTCCAGCAGTTTGTGGTGCAGACTGTTCCCAGTGGCACTGTACGGTACGGTAGCCACTTCCGTGCTGAGCTTGGTGGCGCTAACCGTCAATCGGTACGTGCTGATAGTGCATCCCAATTGGTATGGATCGGTCTATCGGACGCCCGGTATGGTACCACTGCAGCTGGCAGTTTGTTGGGCCATTCCCTACGGTTTGATG GCTCTGCCACTATTTGAAGCATGGGGTCGCCTCGGATTCGATCGCCGAACATTCTCCTGCACAGTCTTACCGTCGATCACTTCGGCGGGAAATTTTTCCGCCAGTCCAAAGAAATTCATCTTCATCGTGGGATTCGCATTACCGTTCTGTGCCATCGTGCTGTGCTACACGGCCATCATCGGTGCAGTACGACGACAGCGTCGCAACATGCAACGATATGCGGCCAAACCGACGGTTGCGGCTCCTTCCACGCCCGGAACCGTTACCGGGTCGAGTAACGACGATGATGAGCGCCATCTGACACGAACCACGGCTGCTATATTCGGTTGCTTCATGCTCTGCTTTCTGCCGCTTACGATCGCCAATGTGCTGCTGGAGGGTgctgcaactgctgctggCGAGGCTGGCGATGTACACGTGCTGGCATCGATCCTCACTTGGCATTCGGCCGTACTTAATCCCTTCATCTATGCGCTCGGTAGTCGGCACTATCG CAACGCTTACTGGGCAGTTCTTCGCTGTTCTGATTGCAAAAGCACAAAATCCCAGCGAAGGATTATTTTCCACAGAAATCAACCGCCAATGACGCCTggcacaacaaaatcaactaaAGTTGCAAGTGGTGCAGCGGACAATACGGGGAGTGGAACACAAAATAATTCGGAAGTATga
- the LOC128711684 gene encoding LITAF domain-containing protein-like — MTKDGPPPYGFVPPPSAPPSYAQAVGGVPPSSPFTPQQPVLTGAQIVTTVVPIGPQSTHMICPSCHSEVNTKTTTSPGMIAYVSGFLIALFGCWLGCCLIPCCIDECMDVHHTCPHCKAYLGRHRR, encoded by the exons ATGACTAAGGATGGACCACCGCCGTACGGGTTCGTGCCACCGCCATCGGCACCACCGAGCTATGCGCAGGCTGTTGGAGGTGTTCCACCGTCCAGCCCGTTCACGCCGCAGCAACCGGTACTGACCGGTGCACAGATCGTTACCACGGTCGTACCGATCGGTCCGCAGTCGACACACATGATATGTCCTAGCTGCCATTCGGAAGTTAACACCAAGACGACAACATCGCCGGGAATGATCGCTTATGTGTCCGGTTTCCTGATCGCACTGTTTGG ATGCTGGTTGGGATGCTGCCTAATACCGTGCTGCATTGATGAATGTATGGATGTACATCATACGTGTCCTCACTGTAAAGCCTATCTGGGACGGCATAGACGATAA
- the LOC128714058 gene encoding eukaryotic translation elongation factor 1 epsilon-1 yields the protein MCSVDNTKRIATFLEVPLGKVGYNSEKILTRTKSSSEPSISGFSSIVQSLIRESKKSSVRQIHSDFETECQILQWLDYAVLFVAPSNKDKHTAKNLLEELNFYLQSRSYLVNDTLSVADVVVFHTIHETMANLQPLEKENFLNVSRWFHHLQQLEEIRQGKLLLNFSTLQLLEWATGTHT from the exons ATGTGCAGCGTTGATAATACAAAGCGTATTGCCACCTTTCTCGAGGTGCCACTTGGAAAAGTGGGCTACAATTCCGAAAAG ATTCTAACCAGGACCAAATCCTCCTCGGAACCCAGCATCTCAGGATTTTCCTCCATAGTACAGTCGCTGATCCGCGAATCGAAAAAGTCCTCAGTGCGACAGATTCATTCGGATTTTGAAACGGAATGCCAAATACTGCAGTGGCTGGACTATGCCGTACTGTTTGTGGCTCCATCTAACAAGGATAAGCACACGGCCAAGAACCTGTTGGAA GAACTCAATTTCTACTTGCAATCCCGATCGTACTTGGTAAACGATACTCTCAGCGTGGCGGACGTTGTGGTTTTCCATACGATCCACGAAACTATG GCAAACCTGCAACCActcgaaaaggaaaacttccTGAATGTATCCCGTTGGTTTCATCATCTCCAGCAGCTGGAAGAAATCCGTCAAGGGAAACTTCTGCTGAACTTTTCCACTCTACAGCTATTGGAATGGGCCACCGGCACCCACACATAA
- the LOC128714781 gene encoding uncharacterized protein LOC128714781 yields MANKATTDGVVFQYRLCYYVIGLVHDKYDYSVLYEGNEDTYGAMDDVILKINRNGEGAYNGGLYLIQAKQTTDETKTLSIQDVLQGKKSSVEKYLDAYITYAKSETYQQDGAPTEMIYWTANDLHATTRKFVEEHISSEPHLVLTIDSIKKYRIKHWKALFMFDTAQKLANDCKSQSRKKDYPKPYTYLNETVAETLACEVLELVDKSTDSVPKVRFREQFLQGASSLSENARHFRLSFEVACEMLYTNPKDPTFDITSLNSVTFSTDTFNVEKLNASNTSPVACSFQYKGLKEETLNWFFEHFIYYVQVPKDDTMVKAIEDLFGDQFNEKSFERYLITEPRKRELEQKKAKKQAPQQDCFISKASIELLLKMIELKGKLVVQPPKGIEFKKESLEELHATINSFRNGEERELTILSKTKAAWTAARITKDFANRNSLAVSNEADLQQLLETFAAIQTTPFGEGLISGEVQFIILLDLPNIAHCSKQIVEQLEKKVKLIAIVSEQTVSTIVPNVVDDVELCDVTVDYEQLEIKCISMDGTKLPISNYLTNEAIDSIKKIEELSTLTDITVKSDVYKSDERQYIDRDLLGEGGKIVTHTELLFRPARAVSIICDTAGQGKTTELLRIGEVARNVDGIICLYVRAKTIAKVMTQDDNIPSLVGLRMLQKLLHIAPRSVFVDEIVQQCLEKAQVCLLVDGFDEVAEQYQNVVTNFLVKMLQHAACCSLLIATRQESLPALKKAYKNASFYSLAPFPYVQYFQQLWLSDPNEMSPDLEQNVHIFISNFDQLLKGTGCKSFLEVPQLCKIMGTIYHDRIRKPNIQWHTNYEIGSIYDTFVQSQLENTLRGKFDEMDKLHVWARNLIKSEYYTKHAQLAYELEYNCYSNPEHYEQLQRFGLVMIQFDSSESINFIHRTVMDYFLVRICMLGDIDEDSFHSFLKRYFCVSRANIADKFIDFFLHDAQCLSLRKKGIISSYLYSGQNILPMCIRMALNNATFNTLRVLLSVAPTELLKPLCFRFGASSSLQGNNSNEINLKRLGERQMLLLLEALKQCDDEYVDAEDDTGDLSILKGMLFEANPNEEDALEVAIRKPFPDVFDWVVAYCTEHFNLNIERYLTERVPRYARAIIRHCYAENKEKIIDKLLNLCKTTFRPESIRLRMQNYDLLGELLDSIEIVPQGKVFKEADRIDLTQKILALLNVYLSKESLIAVKEQSSKRVDKLQNEAIKSVLKEWMTIDK; encoded by the coding sequence ATGGCAAATAAAGCTACAACGGATGGAGTTGTTTTTCAATACCGCTTATGTTACTACGTAATTGGACTAGTTCACGATAAATATGATTACTCGGTACTGTACGAAGGCAATGAAGACACCTACGGCGCAATGGATGATGTGATTTTGAAAATTAACCGCAATGGCGAGGGGGCGTACAACGGAGGTCTGTACCTGATCCAAGCCAAACAAACcactgatgaaacaaaaacgctgTCCATTCAGGATGTACTGCAAGGCAAAAAATCTAGTGTTGAGAAGTATCTGGATGCCTACATCACATATGCAAAATCAGAAACATACCAGCAGGATGGTGCGCCCACGGAAATGATTTATTGGACGGCGAACGATCTTCACGCAACGACAAGAAAGTTTGTTGAAGAGCATATTAGCAGTGAACCACATTTGGTGCTAACGATCGATAGCATCAAGAAGTACCGGATAAAACACTGGAAAGCTCTCTTTATGTTTGACACGGCGCAGAAGCTGGCAAACGACTGCAAATCACAATCACGCAAAAAAGATTATCCAAAGCCGTATACGTATCTGAACGAAACGGTAGCTGAGACACTTGCATGTGAAGTTCTGGAGCTGGTAGATAAATCCACTGATTCGGTACCGAAGGTAAGATTTCGGGAACAGTTCCTGCAGGGCGCTTCAAGTCTCTCAGAGAATGCGAGACACTTTCGGCTAAGTTTTGAAGTCGCATGTGAAATGCTATATACAAATCCCAAAGATCCAACGTTCGACATCACCAGCCTAAACTCAGTCACATTTTCAACTGACACCTTCAATGTGGAAAAGCTCAACGCATCGAATACTAGCCCTGTAGCGTGTAGTTTTCAGTACAAAGGTTTAAAGGAGGAAACGTTAAACTGGTTCTTTGAGCACTTTATATATTACGTTCAAGTTCCCAAAGATGATACGATGGTGAAAGCGATAGAGGATTTATTCGGCGATCAGTTCAACGAGAAATCGTTTGAGCGCTATTTGATAACTGAACCACGAAAACGTGAACTAGAgcaaaagaaagccaaaaaacaGGCACCGCAACAGGACTGTTTCATAAGCAAGGCAAGCATAGAACTATTACTGAAAATGATTGAGCTTAAAGGTAAGCTAGTTGTACAGCCACCCAAAGGTatagaatttaaaaaagagAGTCTCGAAGAACTTCATGCCACCATTAATTCTTTTCGTAACGGAGAGGAACGTGAATTAACGATACTGTCGAAAACGAAAGCAGCATGGACAGCAGCTCGGATAACGAAAGATTTCGCCAATCGTAACTCGTTGGCTGTAAGCAATGAGGCAGATTTGCAACAATTGCTGGAGACATTTGCGGCTATTCAAACTACTCCGTTCGGAGAGGGATTAATTAGTGGAGAAGTACAATTCATAATACTGCTGGATTTGCCAAATATTGCGCATTGCTCGAAACAGATCGTGGAACAGCTGGAAAAGAAGGTTAAATTAATAGCAATCGTTTCAGAACAAACCGTTAGTACCATTGTGCCCAATGTTGTAGATGATGTAGAACTGTGCGACGTGACCGTGGACTATGAACAGCTCGAAATTAAGTGCATAAGTATGGATGGCACAAAGTTACCTATTTCAAACTATCTAACAAACGAGGCTATTGACAGTATTAAGAAGATTGAAGAATTAAGTACGCTTACAGATATAACAGTGAAATCAGATGTCTACAAGTCCGACGAGCGGCAGTACATCGATCGTGACCTGCTAGGAGAAGGTGGAAAGATAGTTACACATACCGAATTACTGTTTCGTCCAGCGCGTGCTGTGTCAATCATTTGTGACACAGCTGGTCAGGGAAAAACGACGGAACTGTTACGAATCGGCGAAGTGGCACGAAATGTGGATGGGATTATATGCCTGTACGTTAGAGCCAAAACAATAGCCAAAGTAATGACGCAAGACGACAACATACCGTCTTTGGTTGGATTGCGAATGCTACAAAAACTGCTCCACATAGCTCCCCGGAGTGTATTTGTCGATGAGATCGTTCAACAGTGTCTGGAGAAGGCGCAGGTGTGCTTATTAGTGGATGGATTTGACGAAGTGGCGGAGCAATATCAAAATGTTGTAACCAATTTTTTGGTGAAAATGTTGCAGCATGCAGCTTGTTGCTCTTTACTAATTGCTACAAGGCAGGAATCGTTACCAGCTTTAAAGAAGGCTTACAAGAATGCTTCATTCTACAGCTTGGCACCGTTTCCATACGTCCAATATTTCCAACAGCTATGGCTCAGTGATCCAAACGAGATGTCGCCCGATTTAGagcaaaatgtgcacattttcatttccaactTTGACCAGCTACTGAAGGGTACCGGATGCAAATCGTTCCTGGAAGTGCCTCAGCTGTGCAAAATTATGGGAACCATTTATCACGATCGCATCCGCAAGCCCAACATCCAATGGCACACGAATTACGAAATCGGTTCCATCTACGATACATTCGTGCAGAGTCAGTTGGAAAACACGTTGCGTGGCAAGTTCGACGAAATGGATAAGCTGCACGTGTGGGCCAGGAACTTGATAAAGAGTGAATATTACACGAAACATGCACAGCTGGCGTACGAGCTAGAGTACAACTGCTACAGCAATCCGGAGCACTACGAGCAGCTACAACGCTTCGGTCTCGTAATGATTCAGTTCGATTCGTCCGAAAGCATCAATTTCATACATCGTACAGTGATGGATTACTTCCTGGTGCGTATTTGCATGTTGGGCGACATTGATGAGGATAGTTTCCATTCCTTTCTGAAGCGCTACTTTTGTGTGTCGCGTGCAAACATTGCTGATAAGTTTATTGATTTCTTTCTGCACGATGCACAGTGTCTTTCGTTGCGCAAGAAAGGTATCATCAGTTCGTACCTCTACAGCGGTCAAAACATTTTGCCAATGTGCATTAGAATGGCGTTAAATAATGCGACCTTCAATACCCTGAGGGTGTTGTTGTCTGTCGCTCCAACAGAATTACTAAAACCGTTGTGTTTCCGATTCGGAGCGAGCAGCAGTTTGCAGGGAAACAATTCAAACGAAATCAATCTGAAGCGGCTCGGTGAAAGACAAATGCTCCTGTTGCTGGAAGCGCTGAAACAATGTGACGACGAGTATGTCGATGCGGAAGACGATACTGGTGACCTCAGCATACTTAAAGGCATGCTGTTTGAAGCGAATCCCAACGAAGAGGATGCTTTGGAAGTTGCTATAAGAAAACCATTCCCAGATGTTTTCGATTGGGTTGTGGCGTACTGTACAGAACATTTCAACCTGAATATCGAACGGTACCTTACGGAGCGAGTTCCAAGATACGCCCGAGCGATTATCAGACACTGTTATGCAGAGAATAAGGAAAAAATCATCGATAAACTATTGAATCTCTGTAAAACAACATTCCGCCCTGAAAGTATTCGACTGCGGATGCAAAACTACGATTTGCTTGGAGAGCTTCTGGACAGTATTGAAATTGTACCGCAAGGAAAGGTATTTAAGGAAGCTGATCGTATAGActtaacacaaaaaatactcgcattgttgaatgtttacCTAAGCAAGGAATCATTGATTGCTGTAAAAGAGCAATCGAGCAAAAGAGTCGATAAGCTTCAAAATGAGGCTATTAAATCCGTGTTGAAAGAATGGATGACTATCGATAAATAA